From the Ipomoea triloba cultivar NCNSP0323 chromosome 8, ASM357664v1 genome, the window NNNNNNNNNNNNNNNNNNNNNNNNNNNNNNNNNNNNNNNNNNNNNNtatatatatatatatatatatatatatatatatatatatatatatatatatatatatatatatatatatatatatatatatatatatttgaatggGAAGAACAGTCACCAGAATATATGGGTCAATTGGAAGAAAGGCATAGACAGTCCAGCAAACACCAGTCACAAACGAGCATAATGAAATGGAAAATGGCATGTATTCTACACTCTTTGTGGTAATCACCAATTTCTGCACAccaaaaaatttacataatagaTAGATGTCCACCGTTGTGTTTGATAgaacttattttaaaacttataccatattttaagttataagttctgtttggtaGAACGTGAAGAGCtaattgtttattttgaaacgttatTCCTAATAGCATTTTAAATAAGTTCCTGGCTTTTTAACTAGGGTATTCACTTTCGgacacaattaattgaattgcTGAATTGTAATCACCTTTAAGAACCTGCAAATTTAAGATTTTTCCATCCCCAACAATTCGTAGATGTTAAAAACCATGCAATAGAATGAAAATGGAAAGTAAAGTCAGTTAAGGTATGAACCATGATTGCCAAGGGAGAGGCGTACACCAGAATGTTACAAACCCCTGCAGTGCTACCAACAATGGCAGATCGAAGTTTCCAATTATGGGCAAGAGTGAGGACTAGAATGGCATGAGCCGCCATGAAAACAACCTCGGCCAGGACGATGAGAGCTACCTTAAACCTGTTGTTTCTGTCGGAGCAGTAGAGAAACACGAATAAGTAGACAATGGTAATGACTACACCTAACCCATTAACTGTCAACAAAAGGAGGCTATTTGGGTGCACAATGGGGGTTCCATAAAACACCCAAAGGCCACAGTTGAGGAATGTGGCAAGGTAGGGTGCCGCTGAGTATTGCTCCACTGATTTTTTCTTCCATATTTGCACAATTGTGGGCCTGAAATTtccatcatatatttatatatgaaaaggaaaataaaataaaaatattatatttactac encodes:
- the LOC116026851 gene encoding bidirectional sugar transporter SWEET7-like isoform X1, with product MFSMNTTRTIVGIIGNLASVFLRISPLPTIVQIWKKKSVEQYSAAPYLATFLNCGLWVFYGTPIVHPNSLLLLTVNGLGVVITIVYLFVFLYCSDRNNRFKVALIVLAEVVFMAAHAILVLTLAHNWKLRSAIVGSTAGVCNILVYASPLAIMKLVITTKSVEYMPFSISLCSFVTGVCWTVYAFLPIDPYILAPNGIGALAGLAQLVLYAKYYKSNKSLDENSQVDIEVGKSEFGLTTHAKKPSSEA
- the LOC116026851 gene encoding bidirectional sugar transporter SWEET7-like isoform X2, whose protein sequence is MFSMNTTRTIVGIIGNLASVFLRISPLPTIVQIWKKKSVEQYSAAPYLATFLNCGLWVFYGTPIVHPNSLLLLTVNGLGVVITIVYLFVFLYCSDRNNRFKVALIVLAEVVFMAAHAILVLTLAHNWKLRSAIVGSTAGVCNILVYASPLAIMAPNGIGALAGLAQLVLYAKYYKSNKSLDENSQVDIEVGKSEFGLTTHAKKPSSEA